Proteins encoded within one genomic window of Brienomyrus brachyistius isolate T26 chromosome 22, BBRACH_0.4, whole genome shotgun sequence:
- the LOC125717617 gene encoding RING finger protein 222: MGLPQGQADEQDYLDIECPVCYELFTGAERTLSCGHVFCHDCLVKTLVIGNGGGSQITRQNIICPVCRHMTFVVKGQPFVETGKTVDDGQTLEVPVIHPSRAASNYFGTQGPTEYGATHPTQSTIGMALQQVRFALSSCSGRQLSNCDSQIFIISNQGRPMSEQDTISTASTIANEQNQLQRRRARICSTPRCLVLLLSLFSLLALVAATLPWVLLG; this comes from the coding sequence ATGGGACTACCTCAGGGACAAGCCGACGAACAGGACTATCTGGATATCGAGTGTCCCGTGTGCTACGAGCTCTTCACGGGCGCAGAGAGGACTCTCAGCTGCGGGCACGTTTTCTGCCACGACTGCTTGGTGAAGACCCTGGTCATCGGGAACGGCGGCGGCAGCCAGATCACTAGACAGAATATTATCTGTCCCGTCTGCAGACACATGACTTTCGTTGTTAAAGGACAACCGTTTGTGGAGACCGGAAAAACTGTAGACGATGGACAAACCCTTGAAGTGCCTGTGATTCATCCAAGCAGGGCTGCATCCAATTATTTTGGTACTCAGGGTCCCACTGAGTACGGGGCAACGCATCCCACGCAGTCAACCATCGGGATGGCTCTGCAACAAGTGAGATTTGCTTTAAGCAGTTGTTCCGGGCGGCAATTAAGCAATTGTGACTCTCAGATTTTTATTATAAGTAACCAGGGACGACCTATGAGTGAGCAGGATACAATTAGTACGGCTTCGACCATTGCCAATGAACAGAATCAGCTGCAACGCCGTCGCGCGAGGATCTGCAGCACCCCACGCTGTCTCGTGTTATTGCTGTCACTCTTCAGTCTCTTGGCGTTGGTTGCCGCCACACTTCCTTGGGTGTTATTGGGATAA